In Thermomonas paludicola, the following are encoded in one genomic region:
- the nusA gene encoding transcription termination factor NusA: MSKELLLVVDAVAAEKGVPESVILEAIEAALASAAKKRYADEDVLVRVQIDSKDGSYETFRRWEVVADDVVMESPDRQVRLMDALDESDDVEVGDYIEEQIENPDFGRIAAQAAKQVIVQRVREAERAQVVDAWKDRVGELVTGVVKRVERGNIYVDLGGNAEAIIAKDKGIPRDVLRTGDRVRGYLFDVRSEPRGPQLFISRAAPEFMMELFKLEVPEVGQGLVSIMGCARDPGDRAKIAVLAHDNRTDPIGACIGMRGSRVQAVTNELNGERVDIILWSDNPAQFVINAMAPAEVQSIIVDEDKHSMDLAVAEDNLAKAIGRGGQNVRLASRLTGWQLNVMTADQVQAKSEAEQTAARQLFIDKLEVDEEIAGILVAEGFTTVEEVAYVPVGELLAVEGFDEDIVEELRSRARDALLNDALAAEEGLEDQRPAEDLLSLAGMDEATAYALAERGVRTREELAEMATDEIADVEDMGDERAAALIMEARKHWFE; this comes from the coding sequence ATGAGCAAGGAACTGTTGCTGGTCGTCGATGCGGTTGCGGCCGAGAAGGGGGTGCCGGAGTCGGTCATCCTGGAGGCGATCGAGGCCGCACTGGCGTCTGCGGCCAAGAAGCGCTATGCCGACGAAGACGTGCTGGTGCGCGTGCAGATTGATTCCAAGGACGGCAGCTACGAAACGTTCCGCCGCTGGGAAGTGGTGGCCGACGACGTGGTGATGGAGTCGCCGGATCGCCAGGTGCGGCTGATGGACGCGCTGGACGAAAGCGATGACGTCGAGGTTGGCGACTACATCGAAGAGCAGATCGAGAACCCCGATTTCGGTCGCATCGCGGCACAGGCCGCCAAGCAGGTGATCGTGCAGCGCGTGCGCGAAGCCGAGCGCGCGCAGGTGGTGGACGCCTGGAAGGATCGCGTGGGCGAGCTGGTGACCGGCGTGGTCAAGCGCGTCGAGCGCGGCAACATCTACGTGGACCTGGGCGGCAACGCCGAGGCGATCATCGCCAAGGACAAGGGCATCCCGCGCGACGTGTTGCGCACCGGTGACCGCGTGCGCGGCTACCTGTTCGATGTGCGTTCCGAGCCGCGTGGCCCGCAGCTGTTCATCAGCCGCGCCGCGCCGGAATTCATGATGGAGCTGTTCAAGCTGGAAGTGCCGGAAGTCGGCCAGGGCCTGGTGTCGATCATGGGTTGCGCGCGCGACCCGGGCGACCGCGCCAAGATCGCGGTGCTGGCGCATGACAACCGCACCGATCCGATCGGCGCCTGCATCGGCATGCGCGGTTCGCGCGTGCAGGCGGTGACCAACGAGCTCAACGGCGAGCGCGTTGACATCATCCTGTGGAGCGACAACCCGGCGCAGTTCGTGATCAACGCGATGGCGCCTGCGGAAGTGCAGTCGATCATCGTCGATGAAGACAAGCATTCGATGGACCTGGCGGTGGCCGAGGACAATCTGGCCAAGGCGATCGGCCGTGGCGGCCAGAACGTGCGCCTTGCCAGCCGCCTGACCGGTTGGCAGCTCAACGTGATGACGGCCGATCAAGTACAGGCCAAGTCCGAAGCCGAGCAGACGGCTGCCCGCCAGCTGTTCATCGACAAGCTGGAAGTGGACGAGGAAATCGCCGGGATCCTGGTGGCGGAAGGCTTCACCACGGTGGAAGAAGTCGCCTACGTGCCGGTTGGCGAATTGCTGGCGGTCGAGGGCTTCGACGAGGACATCGTCGAGGAACTGCGCTCGCGCGCCCGCGACGCCTTGCTGAATGACGCGCTGGCGGCCGAGGAAGGGCTGGAGGATCAGCGGCCGGCCGAAGACCTGTTGTCGCTCGCGGGGATGGATGAGGCCACTGCCTATGCGCTGGCCGAGCGTGGCGTGCGCACTCGCGAGGAGTTGGCCGAGATGGCCACCGACGAAATCGCCGATGTCGAGGACATGGGTGACGAGCGCGCCGCAGCACTGATCATGGAAGCGCGCAAACACTGGTTCGAATAA
- the rimP gene encoding ribosome maturation factor RimP, whose translation MTDKADEISALLSPTVASMGLELLGIEYLPSPGGGAVLRLYIDVPASEQAVRHVGIEDCESVSREVSAQLDVADPITGNYTLEVSSPGLDRPLFGAAQFARFVGECAKVTLKLPQDGRRRLQGEILRVDGNAIVFGLDGSEFEIDAGNVDKAKLVPDWVALGLAPAQDKSGRDVRPGKRKKPAGKTPAAKNHPTNKTAAGGPLDAE comes from the coding sequence GTGACAGACAAGGCCGACGAAATTTCCGCGCTGCTTTCGCCCACCGTTGCATCGATGGGCTTGGAGCTGCTCGGCATCGAATACCTGCCCTCGCCGGGTGGTGGCGCGGTGCTGCGCCTGTACATCGACGTGCCGGCAAGCGAGCAGGCCGTTCGCCATGTGGGCATCGAAGATTGTGAGTCGGTGAGTCGCGAGGTGTCGGCGCAGCTGGATGTCGCCGATCCGATCACCGGCAACTACACGCTCGAAGTGTCGTCGCCAGGGCTGGATCGCCCGCTGTTCGGCGCGGCGCAGTTCGCGCGCTTCGTGGGCGAATGCGCGAAGGTGACGCTGAAGCTGCCGCAGGACGGGCGGCGCCGGCTGCAGGGCGAGATTCTGCGGGTGGACGGCAACGCCATCGTGTTCGGCCTGGACGGCAGCGAGTTTGAAATCGATGCCGGCAACGTGGACAAGGCGAAGCTGGTGCCCGACTGGGTGGCGCTTGGGCTTGCGCCGGCACAGGATAAGTCCGGGCGCGACGTGCGGCCCGGGAAACGGAAAAAGCCGGCGGGCAAGACGCCTGCGGCGAAGAATCATCCAACCAACAAGACGGCGGCCGGCGGGCCGCTTGATGCGGAGTAA
- the nuoN gene encoding NADH-quinone oxidoreductase subunit NuoN: MTTMQATLAMPAITELLPLIPELALVGAAFALLMLDLFLKDSQRAVTHVLSVVSLLVVAGLLVAGVGAGDGSPVLNDMFLRDTMADVLKIATCVISALALLFVWPYLRERGLYKGEVSVLMLFAVLGMMLLISAGSLIMVYLGLELLALSSYALVAIDRDSPLASEAAMKYFVLGALASGLLLYGMSLVYGATGSLDLATIRTAAPDVAQPLLLLTGVVFMIAGIAFKFGAAPFHMWLPDVYHGAPTPITLFIGSAPKLAAFAMVVRLLGFGAAPLAEQWQPMLAVLAALSLVVGNVIALMQANLKRMLAYSTISHVGFLFLGLAGGGAEGYAASMFYAISYALMATAAFGVIVLLARRGFEADRIEDFKGLNARDPWTAGMVLCVMASLAGIPPFLGFWAKLAVLRAALNGGMLWLAIVGVVFAVIGAFYYLRVIKVMYFDEPVGEPVLPRDDRLLRLVFGVNALGLLVLGVFWNPLMAWCQLAFA; encoded by the coding sequence ATGACGACGATGCAGGCCACTCTCGCCATGCCGGCAATCACCGAATTGCTGCCGTTGATTCCCGAACTTGCGCTGGTTGGCGCCGCGTTCGCACTGCTGATGCTGGATTTGTTCCTGAAGGACAGCCAGCGCGCGGTGACGCACGTGCTTTCCGTTGTCAGCCTGCTGGTGGTGGCGGGGCTGCTTGTCGCTGGCGTTGGCGCGGGCGATGGCAGCCCGGTGCTGAACGACATGTTCCTGCGCGACACCATGGCGGATGTGCTGAAAATCGCCACGTGCGTGATTTCCGCGCTGGCGCTGCTGTTCGTATGGCCTTACCTGCGCGAGCGTGGGCTGTACAAGGGCGAAGTGTCGGTGCTGATGCTGTTCGCCGTGCTCGGCATGATGCTGCTGATCTCGGCCGGCAGCCTGATCATGGTCTATCTGGGCCTGGAGCTGCTGGCGCTGAGCTCGTACGCGCTGGTGGCCATTGACCGTGACAGTCCGCTGGCTTCGGAAGCGGCGATGAAATACTTCGTGCTGGGCGCACTGGCGTCCGGCCTGCTGCTGTACGGCATGTCGCTGGTCTACGGCGCTACCGGCAGCCTGGACCTTGCCACCATCCGCACAGCCGCGCCTGACGTCGCGCAGCCGCTGTTGCTGCTGACCGGCGTGGTGTTCATGATCGCCGGCATCGCCTTCAAGTTCGGCGCCGCCCCGTTCCACATGTGGTTGCCGGACGTCTATCACGGCGCGCCGACCCCGATCACCCTGTTCATCGGCTCTGCGCCCAAGCTGGCCGCATTTGCCATGGTGGTGCGCCTGCTGGGCTTCGGTGCCGCGCCGCTGGCCGAGCAGTGGCAGCCGATGCTGGCCGTGCTGGCGGCGTTGTCGCTGGTGGTGGGCAACGTGATCGCGCTGATGCAGGCCAACCTCAAGCGCATGCTGGCCTATTCGACGATTTCCCACGTCGGCTTCCTGTTCCTTGGCTTGGCCGGTGGCGGCGCGGAAGGCTATGCGGCATCGATGTTCTATGCGATCAGCTATGCATTGATGGCGACTGCGGCGTTCGGCGTGATCGTGCTGCTGGCGCGGCGCGGCTTCGAAGCCGATCGCATCGAAGACTTCAAGGGCCTGAACGCACGCGACCCGTGGACTGCCGGCATGGTGCTGTGCGTGATGGCCTCGCTGGCCGGCATCCCGCCGTTCCTCGGTTTCTGGGCCAAATTGGCGGTGCTGCGCGCGGCCCTCAACGGCGGCATGCTGTGGCTGGCCATCGTCGGCGTGGTGTTCGCGGTGATCGGCGCGTTCTACTACCTGCGCGTGATCAAGGTCATGTACTTCGACGAGCCGGTGGGCGAGCCGGTGCTGCCGCGCGATGACCGCCTGCTGCGCCTGGTCTTCGGCGTCAACGCGCTGGGCCTGTTGGTGCTGGGCGTGTTCTGGAACCCGTTGATGGCGTGGTGCCAGCTCGCGTTTGCCTGA